TTTTTGCGCGCTGCCATGAGGCCTCCACTGAGATCGGGGGGATGTGTGACCGCGGCAGCGTAGTCTTGCAATTGGTGTCAGTCAATCCAATCGCGACTCGGCGCGTGTCAAAGGCTGAACGCCTAACTTCTATCCGGTAAATATGAATTGCGATAGCTCGTTCCATCCGTGTTTCACGAGCGCCGCCCGCCAGCGTTCGCGAGCCGGTCGCGCGCCGAAGGCGAGCACCAATGGGGGAGAGAGCGTCGCGAGCGCGGCAGCGCTCGGTCGGCCGAACGACCGAGTCGAGACTCGACACCCGTCCTCCTCGAGCGAGCGGCGCCAGTGTTCGAGCGTCGCGCCGACCGCGACCAGCATGACGTCGCGTCGGTGCGCGAGAAACCCGGAACGCAGCGCCGCGAGCCGCAGTGCCCGGTAGGCCGCCGGGCGGTAGCGAGGATCGCGGTGTGTGGCGCTCGCGGCGTGCCGTCGCCACCCGTACAGCACGCGCGGAAGCTTTGCGAAGCGCGCTCCGTCGCGGAACAGCCGCAGCCACAGGTCCACGTCTTCCGCCCAGCCCCGTTCGATCCAGCCGCCCGCGCGTTCGAGTGCCGCCCGGCGTGCCATGAGCGTGCCGTGGGCGAGCGGACTATCGATCAAGGCTTCGCGTTCCATTGCTTCGTGGGTCAGCAGGGCATCGTGCCAGCTCCGCCACCGGCGCATGCCGGCGCCAACCTGAGAATCGGGAAACAGGCGCAGGCGGGTTCCCAGCACGTCCAGCGCCGGATCGGCTCGGAAGGCCGCGCGCTGGAGTGTGAAGCGCTCGCGATGCGAGACGTCGTCGGCATCGTGCCGCGCGATGACATCGGCTCGCGCGGCGGCGAATGCGGTTGCGAGTGCGGTGGGCAGGCCACGCGCCGGAGTATGAATGACCCGTAGCCGCGTTTCGCGCCCGGCTTCGCGATCGAGCCATTCCGCGCTGCCGTCGCGCGAACCGTCGTCGACCGCGACCACTTCGAAGTCGCGGAAGCTCTGACGCCACAGCGACCGAAGTGAAGCCGGCAGCCACGCGCGCGCGTCGCGCACCGGCACGAGTACCGAGAGTTCGCACATCGCGCCACGCTAGCAGAGGGTGCGCGGTTCGGCCTCGCGCGCGCGAGCGGGGCCGGGAAGGGCCATGCTATCGTGCCGCACATGGCGGGTCGTCGGCTGGTGATCGTGGGGGGTGGCTTCGCGGGACTCGACGTGGCGCGCGCGATCAGTCGTTCGCGTGCCGCGCGCGAGTACTGGGATACCGTTCTGGTCGACAAGGAGAACTTCTTCCAGTTCAATCCGCTGCTGCCGGCGGTCGCGGTCGGGGCGGTCGAGACGCGCCACATCGTCTATCCGCTGCGCGAGATGGCCCGGCATCGCCACGTGCGCTTCTACAAGAACAAGGTCACCTCGATCGATCTCGAGCGTCGCACGCTTCACTTGCACAACGACCTCGAACTGCCGTTCGACGCACTGGTCCTGGCGCCCGGAAGTGTTTCGAACGACTACGGCATTCCGGGCGTGGGTGCGAACACGCTTCCGTTCAAGACGCTGTTCGACGCGATGACGCTGCGTGCCCGCGTGGTCGAGCTGTTCGAGATGGCCGAGCAGGCTGAGACCGTCTCGCAACGGACGCGGTTGCTCTCGATCCTGGTGATCGGCGGCGGCGTCACCGGCGTCGAAGTCGCGGCTGAACTGACCGAGATGGCGACCGAAACGCTGTTGCCGCGCTATCCGAACCTGCTGCGCTCGCAGGTTTCGGTCACGCTGGTCGAGGGCGGCGACCGCCTGGTGCGGGCCGCACGTCCCGAGCACTCACGCTATGTGACGCGTCACCTCGTGAAGCGTGGCGTGCGGCTGCGCCTCGATGCGCGGGTGCAGCGAGTCGAGCCGCACGCGGTGGTGCTCACCAACGGCGAGGTCCTCGAGGCATTCACAATCCTGTGGACGGCGGGCGTTCGCCCGCCCGATTTCGTCGCCGCGCTGCCCTATCAGAAGGCGAAGGACGGTCGGGTGCTCGTGGACGAGCAGCTGCGCGCGGTGCGCCACGACGGCACGCCGGACCCCCACGTCTACGTGCTGGGCGATTGTGCCGCGTCGCCGCGAGTCGACGGCAGCTTTCAACCCGCGCTGTCTCAGACCGCGGTCGCGATGGGGACGCACGTGGGCAAGCGACTGGTGGCCGAGGCCGAGGGCCGCGAGCTCGGACCCTTCGATTTTCGAGACAAGGGCTACATCATCTCGCTCGGCAAGCACAGCTCGGTGCTCGAGCTGTTCGGAGTGCCGCTGTCCGGTCGGCTGGCGTGGCTCGCGTGGGCCGGCGCCTACCTGATCAAGATGGTGGGATTTCGCAAGCAGATTGAGGTCGGGCTCGACCACCTCATGCATTTTGTATTCGAACACGATACCTCTCAGATCATGAGCCGCAGCCAGATCCTGAGCGATGAGGAACTGAATCTGTCACTCGACTCCGATGCGCCCGCGCGCCAGTCTGCGGCACGCACGCGCGCGTCCTGAGTATCGATCGAAGGGAGTCCGAGATGCCGACCCGCAACCACGCCGACGTCCGCTGGGATCCGGCCGGACCGACCGGCTTGCTGTTCACCGCGACCGGCGGGAGCGGCGGTCGCTTCGTCATGGAGAGTGGTGCCGGCCACACGCATGCAACGCCGGTCGAGGCGCTGATCGCGGCACTCGGCGGCTGCACTGGCATGGACGTGATCAGCGTGATGCGAAAGAAACGTCAGGACGTGGTGAGCTACGAACTGCACGTCGAAGGCGAGCGTCGCGACGAGCATCCGCGGATCTTCACGAGCCTCGAGGTCGTTCACCGTTTCCGCGGCCGCGATCTGGATGCAGCCGCGATCGCGCACGCGATCGAGTTGAGCGCCACCAAGTACTGCACGGTCCACGCGATGCTCGCGACGGCCGGGCTTTCGATCACCAGCCGTTTCGAAATCGAAGCACTCTGAACCCGAGGATCGCACTTCCATGTCATCCGAAACTCCGAAGTTTCGAATCGAGAAGGACAGTCTCGGCGAGATGAAGGTCCCGGCCGCGGCTCTGTGGGGACCGCAGACCCAGCGCGCGGTCGAGAACTTTCCGATCTCGGGCCAGCCGCTGCCGGGCGAGTTCATTCGCGCACTCGGGCTGATCAAGGCAGCGGCGGCGCGCGTCAACGCCGAGCTCGGCCTGCTGGCTCCGTCACTCGCCGCCGCGATCGAGGCCACTGCGCTCGAGGTCGCCGAGGGGCGCTGGACTTCCGAGTTCCCGATCGACGTGTTCCAGACCGGGAGCGGAACCAGCACCAACATGAATGCGAACGAGGTGATCGCGCACCTCGCTTCGCGCACCTCGGGGCTCGAGATCCACCCCAACGATCACGTGAACTTCGGACAATCGAGCAACGACGTGATTCCGACCGCGCTCCACGTCTCCGCGGTTCGCGCCATCGAGCGCGAGCTGCTGCCGGCGCTCGAGCGCCTGCGCGTGGCCCTCGACGAGAAGGCCCGCGCGTGGGACGGCGTCCTCAAGACCGGGCGGACTCACCTGATGGATGCCACACCGATCCGGCTCGGCCAGGAGTTCTCGGGCTACGCGTCTCAGATCGAGCATGGCATCGTGCGGGTGCGGGCGACGCTTCCCGATCTGCGCGAACTCGCGATCGGCGGGACCGCGGTCGGGACCGGCATCAACACGCATCGCGAGTTCGGCTGGCGGATGGCGCGCGAACTGTCGCGCATGGCCGGTACCGAGTTCGAGGAGGCGCGCAACCACTTCGAGGCCCAGGGCGCCCAGGACGGCGCCGCGTGGGCGAGTGGCGCACTGAACAGCGTGGCTGCGAGCCTCATGAAGATTGCGAACGACATCCGGCTCATGAACAGCGGGCCGCGCTGCGGGATCTCCGAGATCACGCTGCCTGCCGTCCAACCCGGCTCGAGCATCATGCCGGGCAAGGTGAACCCGGTGATCTGCGAGGCCGTGATCATGGTCGGCGCCCAGGTCATGGGCAATCACGTCGCGTGCACGGTCGGGGCCCAGTGGGGGCAGCTCGATCTCAACACGATGCTGCCGATGATGGCGCGCAATCTGCTCGAGAGCGTCGAACTGCTGGCACGTTCGTGCGACGTGCTGGCCGAGAAGGCGGTTCGCGACATGGTCGCGAATGTCGAAACCTGCGCCGGTTACATCGAGATCTCGCCGAGTATGGCGACGGCACTGAACCCGCTGATCGGCTACGACCGTGCGGCCGAGATCGCCAAGCGTTCGTTCAAGGAGCGCCGCCCGGTCCGTGAACTCGCCGGCGAGATGACCACACTGACGAAGGACGAGATCACGCACGCACTCGACCCGCGCCGTCAGACCGAGCCGGGACTCGAGATGGGCGGCGGGGCCGGCGGTTGAGCGGCTCGGCGGACGACGCGGCGCTGCTCGTGCTGCTCGCGGAGGCGCGCGAACGGCTCGCGGGCGTCGCGCATCGCACGCCGGTCGTCACCTCGCGCACGCTCGATGCCTCGACCGGCGCGCGGGTGTTCCTCAAGTGCGAAAATCTGCAACGCGGCGGGGCGTTCAAGTTCCGCGGCGCGCACCACACGATCTCTCGGCTCGACGAAGCGACGCGCTCACGCGGCGTGATCGCGTTCAGCTCCGGCAACCATGCGCAGGCGGTCGCGCTGGTGGCGCAGCGCTTCGGGGTGCCGTGCACGATCGTGATGCCCAGCTGGGCGCCGAGCGTGAAGCTCGAAGCGACGCGCGGCTATGGCGCCAGAGTGGTGTTCTACGACCAGGTCGGCGAAGACCGAGACGGGCTGGCCGAGCGGCTCGCGCGCGAACGCGACCTCGCGCTGATCCCTCCGTTCGATCATCCGCACGTGGTGACCGGTCAGGGCACGGCGGCGATCGAGCTGATCGAGGAGTCGGGCCCGCTGGATCTGCTCGTCGTTCCAGTCGGCGGCGGGGGCCTGGCGTCCGGCTGCGTGCTCGCGATGCTCGCGCACTCGCCCGGCGGGCGCGTGATCGGGGTCGAACCGGATGCCGGCAATGACGGCGTCCAGTCGTTTCGAAGCGGGACGCGCGTGCGGCAGGTGTGCGG
The window above is part of the Candidatus Eisenbacteria bacterium genome. Proteins encoded here:
- a CDS encoding glycosyltransferase, translated to MCELSVLVPVRDARAWLPASLRSLWRQSFRDFEVVAVDDGSRDGSAEWLDREAGRETRLRVIHTPARGLPTALATAFAAARADVIARHDADDVSHRERFTLQRAAFRADPALDVLGTRLRLFPDSQVGAGMRRWRSWHDALLTHEAMEREALIDSPLAHGTLMARRAALERAGGWIERGWAEDVDLWLRLFRDGARFAKLPRVLYGWRRHAASATHRDPRYRPAAYRALRLAALRSGFLAHRRDVMLVAVGATLEHWRRSLEEDGCRVSTRSFGRPSAAALATLSPPLVLAFGARPARERWRAALVKHGWNELSQFIFTG
- a CDS encoding NAD(P)/FAD-dependent oxidoreductase translates to MPHMAGRRLVIVGGGFAGLDVARAISRSRAAREYWDTVLVDKENFFQFNPLLPAVAVGAVETRHIVYPLREMARHRHVRFYKNKVTSIDLERRTLHLHNDLELPFDALVLAPGSVSNDYGIPGVGANTLPFKTLFDAMTLRARVVELFEMAEQAETVSQRTRLLSILVIGGGVTGVEVAAELTEMATETLLPRYPNLLRSQVSVTLVEGGDRLVRAARPEHSRYVTRHLVKRGVRLRLDARVQRVEPHAVVLTNGEVLEAFTILWTAGVRPPDFVAALPYQKAKDGRVLVDEQLRAVRHDGTPDPHVYVLGDCAASPRVDGSFQPALSQTAVAMGTHVGKRLVAEAEGRELGPFDFRDKGYIISLGKHSSVLELFGVPLSGRLAWLAWAGAYLIKMVGFRKQIEVGLDHLMHFVFEHDTSQIMSRSQILSDEELNLSLDSDAPARQSAARTRAS
- a CDS encoding class II fumarate hydratase, with the protein product MSSETPKFRIEKDSLGEMKVPAAALWGPQTQRAVENFPISGQPLPGEFIRALGLIKAAAARVNAELGLLAPSLAAAIEATALEVAEGRWTSEFPIDVFQTGSGTSTNMNANEVIAHLASRTSGLEIHPNDHVNFGQSSNDVIPTALHVSAVRAIERELLPALERLRVALDEKARAWDGVLKTGRTHLMDATPIRLGQEFSGYASQIEHGIVRVRATLPDLRELAIGGTAVGTGINTHREFGWRMARELSRMAGTEFEEARNHFEAQGAQDGAAWASGALNSVAASLMKIANDIRLMNSGPRCGISEITLPAVQPGSSIMPGKVNPVICEAVIMVGAQVMGNHVACTVGAQWGQLDLNTMLPMMARNLLESVELLARSCDVLAEKAVRDMVANVETCAGYIEISPSMATALNPLIGYDRAAEIAKRSFKERRPVRELAGEMTTLTKDEITHALDPRRQTEPGLEMGGGAGG
- a CDS encoding pyridoxal-phosphate dependent enzyme; amino-acid sequence: MLVLLAEARERLAGVAHRTPVVTSRTLDASTGARVFLKCENLQRGGAFKFRGAHHTISRLDEATRSRGVIAFSSGNHAQAVALVAQRFGVPCTIVMPSWAPSVKLEATRGYGARVVFYDQVGEDRDGLAERLARERDLALIPPFDHPHVVTGQGTAAIELIEESGPLDLLVVPVGGGGLASGCVLAMLAHSPGGRVIGVEPDAGNDGVQSFRSGTRVRQVCGETIADGARTPSLGVRTFDLLRRHAQDLISVPDEALLEAMRFAFERLKLVIEPTGALALAAVRSGKIETRGRRVGIMLSGGNVDPALYANSLSPRA